In Vanessa cardui chromosome 6, ilVanCard2.1, whole genome shotgun sequence, the following proteins share a genomic window:
- the LOC124530493 gene encoding elongation of very long chain fatty acids protein 7-like, whose protein sequence is MATRLEERFIESDDNESLLVPTWSFGETSVGLALVIASYLVLVLKLLPYFMKNRSPYQLKQLLLLYNAFQVAFSAYAVFLYTRYILNHGVITTRCPKADDLKAVITEIWPYFIAKHIDLLDTVFFVLRKKDNQVTFLHVLHHTLMVTWTWFHLMYHPSDHFVVVGLINSFVHVLMYAYYGLSSLGPKYAKFVWWKKHLTKVQLIQFILVLLNLHYQQKLSPCPIPSIFHYFCLSSISSFFFLFMKFYFRSYGTRKEKNIVNTVNSTGCNVDVDKTN, encoded by the exons ATGGCTACGAGATTAGAAGAACGTTTTATAGAAAGTGATGACAATGAATCAT tattagTTCCAACATGGTCATTTGGTGAGACTTCAGTCGGACTGGCCCTTGTAATAGCATCTTATCTAGTTCTAGTTCTAAAATTACTGCCATATTTCATGAAAAATAGATCGCCGTATCAGTTGAAACAACTACTACTTTTATATAATGCTTTTCAAGTAGCATTTTCGGCATATGCAGTATTCCTA tatACCAGATACATATTAAATCATGGTGTTATAACAACAAGATGCCCGAAAGCTGACGATTTGAAAGCA GTTATTACAGAAATCTGGCCCTATTTCATAGCAAAACATATAGATCTTCTAGATACTGTATTTTTTGTTCTCCGTAAGAAGGATAATCAAGTGACTTTCCTCCACGTCTTACATCACACTCTGATGGTTACTTGGACATGGTTCCATCTCATGTACCATCCTTCAGACCATTTTGTTGTTGTGGGACTTATTAATAGTTTCGTCCATGTATTAATGTATGCATACTATGGATTATCGTCTTTAGGACCAAAGTACGCAAAGTTTGTGTGGTGGAAGAAACATTTGACCAAAGTTCAATTG ATCCAATTTATCTTAGTGCTCTTGAACCTGCACTACCAGCAGAAGCTGTCACCGTGTCCTATTCCTTCAATTTTCCACTACTTTTGCTTGTCCAGTATAAGCTCATTCTTCTTCCTCTTCATGAAATTCTACTTCAGAAGTTATGGGACTAGAAAAGAGAAGAACATTGTGAACACTGTTAATAGTACTGGATGTAATGTAGATGTAGATAAAACCAATTAA